A genome region from Sardina pilchardus chromosome 22, fSarPil1.1, whole genome shotgun sequence includes the following:
- the LOC134070250 gene encoding C1q-related factor-like, with protein sequence MLVLVLVVLIPVLVSSVGGDGNDDDAGRYEMLGTCRMVCDPYLEKSGGIGGGGGGGATTGTASTSVQGEAEALSDHSMGSPLPTYAHHGLPGKPGRPGKPGAPGPPGEPGPPGPRGPPGDRGDSGAADQTTGILTLGGGRTGGGLGTATYSTVPRVAFYAGLRNPQEGYDVLKFDDIVTNLGGNYDGASGKFVCKIPGTYFFTYNVLMRGGDGTSMWADLLKNGQVRASSIAQDQDQSYDYASNSVVLHLDAGDEVFIKLDGGKAHGGNSNKYSTFTGFILFAD encoded by the exons ATGCTGgtcctggtgctggtggtgctcaTCCCCGTGCTGGTCAGCAGCGTGGGGGGCGACGGCAACGACGACGACGCCGGACGCTACGAGATGCTGGGCACCTGCCGCATGGTGTGCGACCCCTACCTGGAGAAGAGCGGCGgcataggaggaggaggaggagggggcgccACCACAGGCACGGCCAGCACCAGCGTCCAGGGCGAGGCGGAGGCGCTGAGCGACCACAGCATGGGCTCGCCGCTGCCCACCTACGCCCACCACGGGCTGCCGGGCAAGCCTGGGCGCCCGGGGAAGCCCGGAGCGCCGGGACCGCCGGGAGAGCCCGGACCGCCGGGGCCGAGAGGTCCGCCGGGAGACCGCGGCGACTCCGGCGCGGCGGACCAGACTACGGGGATTTTAACGCTGGGCGGCGGGCGGACCGGAGGAGGGCTCGGCACCGCCACGTACTCCACGGTTCCGCGCGTGGCGTTCTACGCGGGTCTGCGGAACCCGCAGGAGGGCTACGACGTGCTGAAGTTCGACGACATCGTGACTAACCTGGGGGGGAACTACGACGGAGCGTCGGGGAAGTTCGTGTGCAAGATCCCCGGCACCTACTTCTTCACCTACAACGTGCTCATGAGGGGGGGCGACGGGACCAGCATGTGGGCTGACCTGCTGAAAAACGGACAG GTGCGTGCCAGCTCGATCGCCCAGGACCAGGACCAGAGCTACGACTACGCCTCCAACAGCGTGGTGCTCCACCTGGACGCGGGCGACGAGGTCTTCATCAAGCTGGACGGCGGCAAGGCTCACGGCGGCAACAGCAACAAGTACAGCACCTTCACCGGCTTCATCCTCTTCGCCGACTAG